The DNA region CCGGCGATGCGCACGTAGCCGCCCAGCGGCAGCGCGGAGATCGCGAACTCGGTCTCGCCGCGGCGGAAGGAGAGCACCACCGGGCCGAACCCGACGCTGAAGCGCTCGACGCGCATGCCGGAGCGGCGGGCGGCGAGGTAGTGCCCGGCCTCGTGCACCACGATGAGCAGCGACACCGCCAGGATGGCGGCGATCACGGCGACGGCGGTGGTCAATGCGTGGGCTCCTCGCCGAACTCGTCGGCCTCGAACACCTCGACCTCGGCGTCCGGCTCCTGCCAGGCGCGCGCGGGGAGGCCGGCCTTCAGGCACACGTGCTTCAGGAAGGTGGCGGCGTCCCAGCCGTGCTCGACCGCCACCTTGGGGAGGAGCGCGCCGCGGTGCCAGCCCTGCTTCACCAGCAGGCCGTGCCGGCCGACCTCGAGCTCGGCCGCGTCGGCCATGCGCCGGGGCGTGCCCAGCGCCGACACGGACACGGTGAGCCGGGCGACCTCGCCGGCCGCGAGCGGCGCGAAGCGCGGGTCCTCGTGCGCGGCGGCGACCGCCATGGCGGCCACGGTGGCGGCGAGGCTGCCCGCGGGCTGGAACGTGCCGATGCAGCCGCGCAGCTCCCCGTCCACCTGGAGCGTGACGAACGCGCCGCGCGGCTCGCCCAGCGCGCCCTCCTCCGGCAGCGGGCGCGGCGACGCCAGGCCGAGGTGGGCGAGGATCGCGCCGCGCGCGATGCCGAGCAGGGCGGCCCGGTCGGTGGCGGAGAGCGGGGTCATGGGCGGCGGCGCGCGCCGGTGAGCAGCAGGCGCCGGGCGTCGGCGAGGATCTCGGCGTGGTCGAAGGCGACGGGCGAGGGCAGCGCGTCCCAGGCGAAGCCCCGCGCCTCCTCGGCGTCGTCGGCGCCGGCCGGCTCGCCCGCGGCGCGCCCGAGGAACACCGCCGAGAGCGTGTGGCGGCGGGGATCGCGGCGCGGGTCCGAGTACACGTAGACGAGGTCCTCGAGCGTCACCTCGAGGCCGGTCTCCTCGCGCGCCTCGCGGACCGCGGCGGCCTCGAGCGTCTCGCCGACCTCCACGAAGCCGCCCGGCAGCGCCCAGCCGGGCGGCGGGTACTTGCGGCGCACCAGCACCACGCGGTCCCCGGGCAGGAGGATCACCACGTCCACGGTGGGCGACGGACCGGCGGGGGGCGGCACGGAGCAGAGGTAGCGCAGGCCGCCCCGTCGGTCAATTCGCGAGGGGGGCCGGGCGGTTCGGCGCGACGGTTCACCGCGGCGCCACGATGAGCGGCGAACCCTCGCCCGGCGAGGGCGCGCCGGCGTCCGGCCCGGGGGCGGCCGGCGCCGCGGGCGGGAACGCCTTCTCGAGGAGCCGGCGGGCGAACGGGATCTCGCCCGCCGGCCTGCCCGCCACGAGCGCGCGCGCGGCCGCGGCGGCGGCGCGGGCGTTCGCGGCGTCGCCGGCGGCGTCGAGGTGCTCGGCCACCGAGTAGAGGCGGCCCGCCAGCAGCGCGCGCCGCGGCGGCTCGAGGGAGCGCGCGACGGCGTCCTCCAGGACGCGCGCCAGCTGCTCGCTGCGCTGCCGCTCGTCGAGGTAGAGCGGCGAGACCGACACCTCGTCGAGCCGCGCCGCGACCTCGCGCAGGTAGCCTTCCTCGGCGAACCAGCCGCGCAGGAGCGGCAGGTCGTGGAGCGCGCCGGAGGCCTCCAGCGCGGCGGCCTCCTCCGCGGCGGGGAGCGCCGGGAAGCGCGCCGCCGGATCCGGGAGCGGCGCGGCGGGCCCGAGCTGCGCCAGCCACAGGTCGGCGCCCTCCGGCACGCGCTGGCCGGTGACCTCGTTGCGGGCGCGGGCCTCGGCCACCAGCGCGTGCGCGCGATCGCGCTCGAGCTCGCCGACGCCCATGGCCGCGCCGCGGTCGAGGATGCCGCGGGCGAACGCGCGCCACTCCTTGCGCCCGAGCAGCGCCACCTGCAGCTCCACCAGGCCGCGCTCGTCGGAGATCACCGCCTGGCCCACCTCGATGCCCTTGCCCGGCACGGCGCGCGAGAGCCACACCGCGCGCTCGCCGCGGCCGTCCACCGCCGAGGCGTAGGCGGGCGGGGGCGGCTCGGCCGGCGCCGGCGCGGCGACGGGCGGCGCGGGCCGCGGCGGCTCCGGCACCTGCACCCCGCGGGCGCGCAGGAGGTGCAGCCCGCGCTTCGCCTCCTTGGCGACGTCGCGGGAGGCGTGGCCGGCGAGCGCGGCCAGCACGTCCGCGCGAGGCGCCGCGAGCGCGGCGCGCGAGAGCGCCAGCGCGAGCGGGGCCGGGAGCGTCGCGACCTCCTCCGGCTTCGCGCGGGCGAGCCCGAGCACCAGCCGGGCGGCGCGGCCGACCTCCTCGCGCGGCGCGCCCACGAGCGCCGCGATCTCCTGGCTCTCCACGTTCGGGTCGCGGAGCATGGCCAGCAGCCGTTCGGAGTCGATGGTCGTCACGCGGGGGAATCTAGCGGCCGTACTGGGGCGGGTCCACCCGGCGTCTCCCGGCCGTCCCGGGTGCCCCGGCTGCGACGCCCCTTCGCTTGACACGCCGCCGCACCGGTTCCTAGGCTTCGCGCTCCACCCGGCCGTCCGCGGCCGCTCACCACCGATGGAGACGACCATGATCCGGATGCTCCTCGCGGCCGCTGCCGCCTTCGCCGTCTTCGCCGCGCAGCCGGTGCTCGCGTGCGGGGACGACTGCAAGAACTGCCCGATGCACAAGACCGCGCAGGCGGACAAGGGCGACAAGAAGGACGCGAAGGTGGGCTGCCCGTGCGCGGGCGAGGGCAAGGAGTGCAAGTGCGGCGCGAACTGCCAGTGCCCGCACTGCGCCGCCAAGAAGGCCGCCGAGAAGAAGGACGAGACCAAGAAGAGCTAGGCCTTCGCCGCAGCGCAGCATCGACGGGCCGCCTCGGCGACGGGGCGGCCCTTCGCGTTCCAGTGGGTTGTCGCCGGCGGGCAGGCGCTCTAACCTGTCCGGCCCGCCCGGCCCCGGGCGAGGCCAGAGAGGAGCGCCGTGGCACTGCTCGACGAGATCCTGGAGGACAACCGGAAGGTGGCCGGGCCGGGCAAGGACCCCGGCAGCTACATCGCCCACCGGCACCTGTGCATCGTCACCTGCGTGGACCCGCGGCTGACGCACTTCTTCGGCAGCGCGCTCGGCGTCGAGCGCGGCCACGCGGTGGCGCTCCGCGTCCCCGGCGCGCGCATCGCGCCCGGCTCCGAGCTGATGCGGGCGCTGGCCGCGTCCGTGTACGTGAACGACTGCCAGGAGATCCTGGTCATCCCGCACACCGACTGCGGCGTCGCCAGCGTCGGCGCCGCCGAGCTGCGCCGCGTGATGCGCGCCCGCGGCGTGGCCGACGCGGACATCCCGCAGGATCCCGGCGCGTTCTTCGGCCTGGTGCCGGACGTGCGCGAGGGCGCCCGCGAGACGGTGCGCGCCATCCGCGCGTCGCCGTTCCTGCCGCGCCACATCCCCGTGCACGCCGCGCTGATGGACATCCGCACCGGCGCGCTCGAGGTGATCGAGCGCGGATACGAGCACGCGTTCGGGTAGGGGCGGGGCGCGGGGCTGGGGGTGTTGGGAAGGGGGCCTTTGAGGGTGCGGGGGTGGTCGGGGGCGGGGTTGGTTGGCCGGAGCCGGGGCCGCGGGGATCGGCTCACGAGAGGCCCGTGGGTGGGGCGCGGGGCGCCTGAGTCCGCTCGCAGTGAGCCTGTCGAACTGCGACTTCCTGCCCACGTTCGCCGCGAGGTCTGGGCGCGCGACGGCGGACGGTGCACCTTCGTCCTTCCGTCGGGCGAGACCTGCGGCTCGACCCACCGGCTCGAGCTCGACCACGTCGTGCCGCGGGCGCGCGGCGGGGCCTCCACCGCGGACAACCTCCGGATCCGTTGCCGGGGGCACAACCTCGAGGAGGCGCGGCGCATCCTCGGCGACGTGCTGATGGACGCGTATGCCCCGCGCGCTCGTGGCGGGTCGGCGTGAGGCCTCCCGCCTACACCGCGGCGGTGCGCTCGGCGGCGCGGGGCGGGGCGGCGCGGCGGCGGGC from Anaeromyxobacter dehalogenans 2CP-C includes:
- the amrA gene encoding AmmeMemoRadiSam system protein A, which gives rise to MTPLSATDRAALLGIARGAILAHLGLASPRPLPEEGALGEPRGAFVTLQVDGELRGCIGTFQPAGSLAATVAAMAVAAAHEDPRFAPLAAGEVARLTVSVSALGTPRRMADAAELEVGRHGLLVKQGWHRGALLPKVAVEHGWDAATFLKHVCLKAGLPARAWQEPDAEVEVFEADEFGEEPTH
- a CDS encoding beta-class carbonic anhydrase: MALLDEILEDNRKVAGPGKDPGSYIAHRHLCIVTCVDPRLTHFFGSALGVERGHAVALRVPGARIAPGSELMRALAASVYVNDCQEILVIPHTDCGVASVGAAELRRVMRARGVADADIPQDPGAFFGLVPDVREGARETVRAIRASPFLPRHIPVHAALMDIRTGALEVIERGYEHAFG
- a CDS encoding NUDIX domain-containing protein, which codes for MPPPAGPSPTVDVVILLPGDRVVLVRRKYPPPGWALPGGFVEVGETLEAAAVREAREETGLEVTLEDLVYVYSDPRRDPRRHTLSAVFLGRAAGEPAGADDAEEARGFAWDALPSPVAFDHAEILADARRLLLTGARRRP